From the Corythoichthys intestinalis isolate RoL2023-P3 chromosome 13, ASM3026506v1, whole genome shotgun sequence genome, one window contains:
- the LOC130927686 gene encoding uncharacterized protein LOC130927686, with translation MMVVLAPKYSAKPWNKNKEFMMFLEERGAKAVLFSYKDSRFGCLSRAAAVLLYHWPHLCEFLALNPSINNRLACLVREVMGLTYLKPVLAVFACLGVHLVEPFFAHTISPRATHSKLKLFYTSLYRSMDVKEVPEDFYTFNKPVFDGVEDDLLEGVKLSYKEEVLEAVTKVAREHVEEVTKLASVMLPHMRTVLARQRRDYSIDDERFPAQYPVEEQAANVDETPVTNLAAERACGKVDYRLHKTRSLQAVSRQMILQRCKELREDQTPSFRGYREAAMAKRELELTWTSSMKERMQKGSDERREASLQHERKKLESLEKLKESGGHFTSAEEVDTFLADMTANNMKEKQERMKTEMQYARDTSTLLPKTDPLFKIRKTDINGKQRDKTAQEFGEALKVFLGRKGDRKVMDYNTFKECLSKLVTGS, from the coding sequence ATGATGGTGGTGCTGGCCCCAAAGTACAGTGCCAAGCCCTGGAACAAGAACAAGGAGTTCATGATGTTCTTGGAGGAGAGGGGCGCCAAGGCTGTCCTATTCAGCTACAAAGACAGCAGGTTCGGCTGCCTCTCCAGGGCTGCTGCAGTGCTGCTTTACCACTGGCCCCACCTGTGCGAGTTTCTCGCCCTAAACCCCAGCATCAACAACCGCCTTGCCTGTCTGGTGAGAGAGGTGATGGGACTCACCTACCTGAAGCCAGTGCTAGCAGTGTTCGCCTGCCTCGGTGTACACCTGGTGGAACCGTTCTTCGCCCACACCATCAGCCCCAGGGCCACCCACAGCAAACTCAAGCTCTTCTACACCAGCCTGTACAGAAGTATGGACGTCAAGGAGGTGCCTGAAGACTTCTACACCTTCAACAAGCCGGTGTTTGATGGGGTGGAGGATGATCTGTTGGAGGGCGTGAAGCTAAGCTACAAAGAGGAGGTTCTGGAGGCCGTCACGAAGGTGGCCAGGGAGCATGTGGAGGAAGTGACGAAGCTGGCCAGTGTGATGCTGCCGCACATGAGAACTGTGCTGGCCAGGCAGCGGCGGGACTACAGCATCGATGATGAGCGGTTCCCCGCTCAGTACCCAGTGGAGGAGCAAGCTGCGAACGTCGACGAAACCCCTGTGACAAACCTTGCGGCAGAGAGGGCTTGTGGTAAAGTCGACTACAGGCTTCACAAAACCCGCAGCCTCCAGGCTGTCAGCAGGCAGATGATTCTGCAAAGGTGCAAGGAGCTGAGGGAAGACCAAACCCCCAGCTTTAGGGGCTATAGGGAAGCGGCCATGGCAAAGAGGGAGCTGGAGCTCACCTGGACGAGCTCCATGAAGGAGAGGATGCAGAAGGGGTCTGATGAGAGGAGGGAGGCTTCACTGCAACACGAAAGGAAGAAACTGGAGTCCCTGGAGAAGCTGAAGGAGAGCGGTGGGCACTTCACTTCGGCAGAGGAGGTGGACACCTTCCTGGCCGACATGACCGCTAACAACATGAAGGAGAAGCAGGAGAGGATGAAGACAGAGATGCAGTACGCGAGAGACACAAGCACGCTCCTTCCCAAGACAGATCCACTCTTCAAGATCAGAAAGACAGATATAAATGGGAAACAGAGAGACAAGACAGCTCAGGAGTTTGGGGAGGCTCTCAAGGTCTTCTTGGGGAGGAAGGGGGATAGGAAGGTGATGGACTACAACACCTTTAAAGAATGTCTCAGCAAGCTCGTGACAGGCTCCTAA